One window of Felis catus isolate Fca126 chromosome D4, F.catus_Fca126_mat1.0, whole genome shotgun sequence genomic DNA carries:
- the LOC101098174 gene encoding olfactory receptor 1B1: MGCTPNASHSPVFLLLGFSRARISPNLLFLLFLAIYLATIMGNVTLVLLISRDSRLHSPMYYLLRGLSVIDMGLSTVTLPQLLAHLVSNYPAIPAARCLAQFFFFYAFGVTDTLVISVMALDRYVAICDPLHYHSVMNRRLCAHLLALSWMVSIVHTMLHVGLLLPLYWAGDAKGNVNLPHFFCDHRPLLRASCSDIHSNELAIFLEGGFLMLGPCALIVLSYVRIGATILRLPSAAGRHRAVSTCGSHLTMVGFLYGTIIWVYFQPSSQNSQEQDMVASVMYTAITPLANPFVYSLRNKDVKSALHRLLGRGKVISLPKSHFS, encoded by the coding sequence ATGGGCTGCACCCCTAATGCTTCACACTCTCCAGTCTTCTTGCTCCTTGGGTTCTCAAGAGCTAGAATCTCCCCAAATCTCCTTTTTCTCCTGTTCCTGGCTATTTACCTGGCCACCATAATGGGGAACGTGACTCTAGTGCTGCTAATCTCCCGGGACTCCAGGCTCCACTCACCTATGTATTATCTGCTCCGTGGTCTCTCTGTGATTGACATGGGGCTGTCCACAGTCACCCTGCCCCAGTTGCTGGCCCATCTGGTGTCTAATTACCCAGCCATTCCTGCTGCCCGCTGCTTGGCccagttctttttcttctatgcATTTGGAGTTACGGATACACTTGTTATTTCTGTCATGGCTCTGgatcgctatgtggccatctgtgaCCCCCTGCACTACCATTCAGTGATGAATCGTCGACTCTGTGCCCACTTACTGGCCTTGAGCTGGATGGTGTCCATAGTGCACACCATGCTGCATGTAGGACTTCTCTTGCCTCTATACTGGGCTGGGGATGCCAAGGGCAACGTTAACCTTCCCCACTTCTTTTGTGACCACCGACCACTTCTGCGAGCCTCTTGCTCTGACATACATTCCAATGAACTGGCCATATTTTTGGAGGGTGGCTTCCTCATGCTAGGTCCCTGTGCCCTTATTGTACTCTCCTATGTTCGCATTGGGGCCACCATCCTGCGTTTGCCTTCAGCTGCTGGTCGCCACCGTGCAGTCTCTACTTGTGGATCCCACCTCACCATGGTTGGCTTCCTCTATGGCACCATTATTTGGGTCTACTTCCAGCCTTCTTCCCAGAACTCTCAGGAACAAGACATGGTGGCTTCTGTGATGTACACTGCCATTACACCTTTGGCCAACCCTTTTGTGTACAGCCTCCGCAACAAGGATGTCAAGAGCGCACTTCACAGGCTGCTTGGACGGGGAAAAGTGATTAGCCTGCCTAAGAGCCATTTTAGTTAG